One segment of Cyprinus carpio isolate SPL01 chromosome A17, ASM1834038v1, whole genome shotgun sequence DNA contains the following:
- the pcare1 gene encoding LOW QUALITY PROTEIN: photoreceptor cilium actin regulator (The sequence of the model RefSeq protein was modified relative to this genomic sequence to represent the inferred CDS: substituted 7 bases at 7 genomic stop codons), which produces MGCTPSRGNGLHAAQGAIRKGRTLLPGTHERLGEFQYCEESCXRCSGGDWXRVMXXWGXXRLRRKSSTAEPEGGASAKLGTQEINIDILSQGKEQQEEKREVYEKKGPKKSKKGQKGVKLNRKKEKEITFFNEEKVDFPEALVKAHQAAYAYLNPSISKYEDLLGLLDHAAQTQISLQPMVAFMVLRYEEINKGLQEIVEEGEMMLKENGDHLAWPCEKKNSSSSNSAKNVTSPTFSEPPPDLLQQLLQYTVQRMRQVGQSLCGIGDTTLEGSVDYFSSITEILDEKLRTKRASESRLLRLLSRIEAASQKKPGPEDSALFSEDSGLGAESESLAGSERQCHRRESCESTGTICATSSSPCGSTPVHQGPYRGRLLKTISNSSSLNSIDSTCTITGKEQRDMESVLGSVSLDEGGRDDVEDGSEDENIKEKRSKQTDSFIPDQRQPRRLPAKRIENPQNVEMTLKLKDAISGRIRFLPSQGPGEKAKQADNPNSSSQWTEDGDKSYKRPQTAASRTSKKKTTVTKRSRSADSLRNKVDDPTLIELERTQKELNQRMERMTKVKCEGNTKPGSSKKIQDPQTQINSSVAADRQRSLNRIIFSPGNQRKACNAKVEQESVKEEMEEKKKKDKGKGKEKDKKTPPVKGPVKVTPMPSPPPSPRQSSGLYRERNSVKKLIDTFSQGLEESKQTPDSATALGPLKGVRKCGVPIIPGLCPSATLAFNENSILSSQGESRCSERTEDLDIDNLPPPPLEVLMDNSFENEQTKDAEENVTSRGRSTLPKRTQMSQRLRATMQSVTVLPSKGNLCKGSVSMSPVRSKNHHTTGVVKGDHHDSSHETDAESEEAASLYKQARKIIHLRHSSDSPTEKLRAEQGHRQLSSCQGDIEFSQKENSTSESVPINACKNQTPATPTASRTRVLPSTPLLHRRLPSPPVLKSQPSSLTSSSPPVVRRLPTPPSVGQRTLQSTPAKWQDHTPITVTGVTYPFKAPSPPASPKVQRWSRENSIVGYXSIFGYSRLFFCALSVFCPEAQPVPTPKPPQAWASSGSSVLPRPWGERGRLPVSARGPQPFIRRSQSDRRPSLSLPPRVPVISVAETCGSEPAISTHGLEVVPVSEYKPWSEQTEIRGAVRSVSHPDLCIVGQGLQREWEK; this is translated from the exons ATGGGCTGCACTCCTTCACGTGGGAATGGTCTCCACGCAGCACAGGGTGCAATCAGAAAAGGGAGAACTCTACTTCCAGGGACTCATGAAAGACTTGGAGAATTTCAGTATTGTGAGGAATCTTGTTGAAGGTGCTCAGGGGGGGATTGGTGAAGGGTTATGTAATGATGGGGTTAGTAGAGATTAAGGAGGAAATCCTCTACAGCTGAGCCTGAAGGGGGTGCTTCTGCCAAACTAGGTACACAAGAGATTAACATTGATATATTATCTCAAGGGAAGGAACAACAAGAAGAGAAACGAGAGGTTTATGAGAAAAAGGGACCAAAGAAGTCAAAGAAAGGTCAAAAAGGTGTCAAActaaacaggaaaaaagaaaaggaaataacattttttaatgaagaaaaagtaGACTTTCCAGAGGCACTTGTGAAAGCTCATCAAGCAGCGTATGCATATCTTAACCCCAGTATCAGTAAATATGAAGATCTATTGGGGTTACTTGATCATGCAGCCCAAACCCAAATTTCCTTGCAACCCATGGTGGCATTCATGGTCTTACGCTATGAGGAAATAAACAAAGGGCTGCAGGAAATAGTGGAAGAGGGGGAGATGATGTTAAAAGAAAATGGAGATCATCTGGCTTGGCCTTGTGAAAAAAAGAATTCCTCTTCATCCAACTCAGCAAAAAATGTGACCTCTCCCACCTTCAGTGAGCCCCCACCAGACCTACTACAACAACTTCTTCAGTACACTGTACAGAGGATGCGTCAGGTAGGTCAATCATTGTGTGGAATTGGGGATACCACGCTTGAGGGGTCGGTGGATTACTTTTCCTCCATTACTGAAATTCTAGATGAGAAGCTCAGGACAAAACGTGCATCAGAGTCTAGATTATTGCGGCTGCTTTCTCGGATTGAGgctgcatcacagaaaaaacCTGGCCCAGAAGACTCTGCACTATTTAGTGAAGACAGTGGACTTGGGGCAGAAAGCGAGTCCTTAGCAGGTTCAGAGAGACAATGCCATCGGAGAGAAAGTTGTGAGTCAACTGGAACCATTTGTGCTACATCAAGTAGCCCTTGTGGTTCTACACCAGTTCACCAAGGCCCATACAGAGGCAGACTTCTTAAAACAATAAGCAACAGCAGCTCTCTTAACTCTATAGACTCAACTTGCACGATTACAGGAAAAGAACAGAGGGATATGGAATCAGTACTTGGCTCTGTCTCCCTGGATGAAGGTGGCAGGGATGATGTGGAGGATGGTAGTGAAGATGAAAACATCAAGGAGAaaagaagcaaacaaacagaTTCTTTTATTCCAGACCAGAGGCAACCACGTCGTTTGCCAGCAAAGCGAATAGAGAATCCTCAAAATGTTGAAATGACATTAAAGCTAAAAGATGCCATTAGTGGCCGGATTCGTTTTTTGCCATCCCAAGGACCAGGAGAAAAAGCAAAACAGGCAGATAACCCAAACAGCAGTAGTCAGTGGACTGAGGATGGTGACAAAAGTTATAAAAGACCTCAAACAGCTGCTTCTAGAACATCTAAGAAAAAGACCACAGTTACTAAACGTTCGAGATCAGCAGACTCTCTGCGTAATAAAGTAGATGATCCTACACTCATTGAACTTGAGAGAACTCAAAAGGAACTCAACCAAAGGATGGAGAGAATGACCAAGGTTAAGTGTGAAGGAAATACAAAGCCAGGATCATCTAAAAAAATCCAGGACCCACAAACACAAATCAATTCATCAGTTGCTGCTGACAGGCAGCGCTCTTTGAATAGAATAATTTTTTCTCCAGGTAATCAAAGAAAGGCATGTAATGCAAAAGTAGAACAAGAAAGTGTGAAGGaagaaatggaggaaaaaaagaaaaaggacaaaggaaagggaaaggaaaaagacaagaaaaccCCTCCTGTTAAAGGGCCTGTTAAGGTAACACCAATGCCAAGCCCTCCACCATCACCCCGCCAATCTTCAGGGTTGTATAGGGAAAGGAATTCTGTTAAAAAACTGATTGACACCTTCAGTCAGGGGTTGGAGGAAAGTAAACAGACCCCAGACAGTGCAACAGCTCTTGGACCTCTTAAAGGTGTTAGAAAGTGTGGTGTTCCCATCATTCCAGGTTTATGTCCCTCTGCCACATTAGCATTCAATGAAAATAGTATTCTCAGTAGTCAAGGGGAGTCACGGTGCTCTGAAAGGACAGAGGATCTTGATATTGACAATCTACCACCCCCTCCACTTGAGGTTCTCATGGACAATTCCTTTGAAAATGAACAGACAAAGGACGCAGAAGAAAATGTAACAAGCAGGGGCCGATCCACTCTGCCAAAAAGGACTCAGATGTCTCAGAGGTTACGTGCCACTATGCAGTCTGTTACAGTGCTACCAAGTAAGGGGAATTTGTGTAAAGGCTCTGTTAGCATGTCACCAGTTCGTTCAAAAAACCATCATACCACAGGAGTTGTGAAGGGTGATCACCATGATTCCAGCCATGAAACAGATGCGGAAAGTGAGGAGGCTGCTTCCCTCTACAAACAAGCAAGAAAGATAATCCACTTGAGGCATTCTTCTGACTCACCGACAGAGAAACTTAGAGCAGAGCAGGGCCACAGGCAGCTTTCCTCCTGCCAAGGTGACATAGAGTTTTCACAAAAGGAGAACAGTACCAGTGAATCAGTGCCAATCAATGCCTGCAAGAACCAAACCCCTGCCACTCCAACTGCATCCAGAACTCGAGTGTTGCCGTCAACACCTCTGTTACATCGGAGACTCCCTAGTCCTCCGGTACTGAAAAGTCAACCTTCTTCTTTAACTTCTTCTAGCCCTCCTGTAGTCCGTAGACTCCCAACACCACCTTCTGTTGGCCAACGAACACTGCAAAGCACCCCTGCAAAATGGCAAGACCACACCCCCATCACGGTGACAGGGGTCACCTACCCCTTTAAGGCACCATCACCTCCTGCTTCCCCAAAGGTGCAGCGATGGTCTAGAGAAAACAGTATTGTGGGATATTAAAGTATTTTTGGCTATTCtagattatttttttgtgctttatcaGTGTTTTGTCCTGAGGCTCAGCCTGTTCCTACACCCAAGCCACCTCAGGCATGGGCCTCCTCGGGTAGCAGTGTTTTGCCTCGTCCCTGGGGTGAGCGTGGTCGGCTGCCAGTGTCTGCACGAGGGCCCCAGCCATTCATCCGGCGCAGCCAGTCAGACAGGAGGCCCAGTTTAAGCCTGCCGCCCAGGGTGCCAGTCATCTCTGTGGCAGAGACGTGTGGGAGTGAACCAGCAATTAGCACCCATGG GCTGGAAGTTGTTCCAGTCAGTGAATACAAGCCATGGAGTGAGCAAACAGAAATCAGAGGTGCAGTTCGGTCTGTCTCGCATCCAGACTTGTGCATTGTGGGTCAAGGTCTACAGAGGGAATGGGAGAAATGA